One genomic window of Candidatus Methanomethylicota archaeon includes the following:
- a CDS encoding sodium-translocating pyrophosphatase: MYLIYASIGVGVLALLIVVCLALRIVRVNVDNKDMNRVSGYIKEATNAFIMRHYRTIIMFMVVPLIPLIFFNMYIALSFLVGALLSLLSAYISLRIAVEANVRTAYISTISPFRAFKLAFNGGAVVGLSIVSLSLIGVGLLYVILQNPVYIVGFGFGASLSALFTQLGGGIFTKAADIAADLVGKVEHRISEDDPRNPAVIADQVGDIVGDCAGRGSDLFESLSDDYVTAMILGSMFIGRFGINALAFPLLLGASSIIATLVGISLINFSSRGKPTFIFNLGLIVTAIFCISGSFIVSMLTLHDFNVFLSILSGLLASLAVGFVVQYYTGFGGGPVKRVAEASKRGAAINILTGFSYALQGPFLPILMVASAFLFSYIVTNGSIYGILGANLGTDLAIGFIMSGDAFGPICDNAAGIAEMTGFRVFNGGLDELDALGNTTKAYTKAFASSSGVFSTLVIFMTYSEIVDFWNINFRVMSPIFVAGLLIGASLSFIFSSMVIGATSKTALELVDLIRNYFKENPEVLEGKAKPDYARCVDVAINLSLKRMVIPGFIAMLPPILIGFTLGKYALGAMLLGGLSSSAILSPMFTFGGGLWDNSKKYIERDFWMKGTPVHEAAVVGDTVGDPLKDVAGPSLNIFMKLMNMVALLIAPILLSL; the protein is encoded by the coding sequence ATGTACTTGATATATGCTTCTATTGGAGTTGGAGTTTTAGCTTTACTTATTGTTGTTTGCTTAGCATTGAGAATAGTTCGGGTTAATGTTGATAATAAGGATATGAATAGGGTTTCTGGGTATATTAAGGAGGCTACTAATGCCTTCATTATGAGGCATTATAGGACTATAATCATGTTTATGGTAGTACCGCTTATTCCACTGATATTTTTCAACATGTATATTGCTTTATCCTTCCTTGTTGGGGCATTATTATCACTTTTATCTGCATATATAAGTTTACGTATAGCTGTGGAAGCCAATGTTAGGACAGCGTATATCTCCACAATTTCCCCGTTTAGGGCATTTAAATTGGCATTTAATGGTGGTGCAGTTGTGGGTTTGTCGATTGTGAGTTTGAGTTTGATTGGTGTTGGGCTCCTATACGTTATACTTCAAAACCCAGTTTACATTGTTGGTTTCGGTTTTGGAGCTAGTTTATCTGCATTATTCACCCAGCTTGGTGGTGGAATTTTCACTAAGGCTGCCGATATAGCTGCTGATTTGGTGGGTAAGGTTGAGCATCGAATCTCTGAGGATGATCCACGTAACCCAGCAGTTATAGCTGATCAAGTTGGTGATATTGTTGGTGATTGTGCTGGTAGGGGTTCTGATCTTTTTGAGTCTCTCAGTGATGATTATGTTACTGCAATGATACTTGGATCAATGTTTATTGGTAGGTTTGGTATTAATGCTTTAGCTTTCCCACTGCTACTTGGGGCGTCGAGCATAATTGCAACTTTAGTTGGTATTTCATTGATAAACTTTTCAAGTAGGGGGAAACCAACTTTTATATTCAATTTGGGTTTAATTGTAACGGCAATTTTCTGCATTTCAGGTTCCTTCATAGTTTCCATGCTAACACTACATGACTTCAATGTCTTCCTAAGCATTTTAAGTGGTTTATTAGCCAGTTTGGCTGTGGGGTTTGTAGTCCAGTATTATACTGGTTTTGGCGGTGGACCTGTGAAGAGGGTTGCTGAAGCATCTAAGCGTGGTGCAGCCATAAATATTTTAACCGGGTTTTCCTATGCCCTTCAAGGCCCCTTCCTACCAATATTGATGGTGGCATCGGCCTTCCTATTCTCATACATTGTAACGAATGGGTCAATTTATGGCATTCTTGGAGCTAATCTTGGAACTGATTTAGCCATAGGCTTTATAATGTCTGGTGATGCCTTCGGCCCCATATGTGATAATGCTGCTGGAATTGCTGAGATGACTGGGTTTAGAGTTTTCAATGGCGGTTTAGATGAGCTTGATGCTCTTGGGAATACCACTAAAGCTTACACTAAGGCTTTCGCATCATCATCTGGGGTCTTCTCAACCCTCGTGATATTCATGACTTATAGTGAAATCGTTGATTTCTGGAATATCAATTTTAGGGTTATGAGCCCAATATTCGTTGCCGGCCTACTTATAGGTGCATCATTATCCTTCATATTCTCCTCAATGGTTATTGGTGCAACAAGTAAAACTGCTTTGGAATTGGTGGATTTAATTAGGAATTATTTTAAGGAGAATCCAGAAGTCCTTGAGGGTAAGGCTAAGCCCGATTACGCTAGATGTGTTGATGTGGCTATAAACCTCTCCCTTAAGCGTATGGTTATCCCCGGATTTATAGCCATGTTGCCGCCAATACTAATTGGATTTACACTTGGTAAATATGCTCTTGGAGCAATGCTACTTGGTGGGCTATCTTCATCAGCCATTCTATCCCCAATGTTCACTTTTGGCGGTGGATTATGGGATAATTCCAAGAAGTATATTGAGAGGGATTTCTGGATGAAGGGTACACCAGTACATGAAGCTGCAGTTGTTGGCGATACCGTTGGCGACCCATTGAAGGATGTTGCAGGCCCCTCCCTGAACATTTTTATGAAGCTTATGAATATGGTGGCGCTTCTGATAGCTCCAATACTATTATCCCTCTAA
- a CDS encoding MATE family efflux transporter: MSDEIEEGVEPRGIGRYRDQIVSGPIIRTLIWLGLPPLINQIVMVAYNVADAFWLSMYSDYAVSVPRQTWPVVMLFQAVLNALTAASLSIISQYIGAKSYRDASSSASKFFTLAFILGGIFSTTFYMLRGLIFTSIVSVPPEIFDDVMKYSGIIAVDVFLNYISFIYTTILQSVGDTRRPAIVNVIAVSANVALDPFLVLGIGPFPRLGVVGASATDVMGKLISITGLTYILRKSYPDLKVRFTSNIDLDWIKLVLRIGIPVLALGLTNSFAFVFQLRLVNAFGVVVATAYSIGFVIMDIVDGALWGFMGANSIMVGQNLGAGNFSRAREVAYKSALLVFSVILLGSLILYPIRSDIIVAFTDDPQVFAETDSFLKTLLPTLAFFGLFMIGMSTGRGSGHTLIPTLIGIVRLWVIRIFMGYIFAFTFMMGSYGIWLALSLSNVVGGLLSIAWIKYGNWTKAVVRRG; encoded by the coding sequence ATGTCTGATGAGATTGAAGAGGGGGTTGAGCCTCGAGGTATTGGTAGGTATAGGGATCAGATTGTTAGTGGCCCAATCATTAGAACCCTAATATGGCTCGGTCTTCCACCCCTAATAAATCAGATAGTTATGGTGGCTTACAACGTTGCTGATGCGTTTTGGCTGAGCATGTATAGTGATTATGCTGTGTCTGTTCCTAGGCAAACTTGGCCTGTGGTCATGCTTTTCCAAGCAGTTTTAAATGCTTTGACAGCTGCAAGTTTAAGCATTATTTCACAGTATATTGGTGCTAAATCTTATAGGGATGCAAGCTCCTCCGCCTCCAAATTCTTCACTTTAGCATTCATTCTTGGAGGAATATTTTCCACAACCTTCTACATGCTTAGAGGCTTAATATTCACATCGATTGTTTCAGTTCCACCTGAAATATTTGATGATGTTATGAAGTATTCTGGGATTATTGCTGTGGATGTCTTCCTCAACTATATTTCATTCATTTATACTACTATACTTCAAAGCGTTGGTGATACTAGGAGGCCTGCAATTGTAAATGTGATTGCTGTTTCAGCGAATGTGGCTTTAGATCCATTCCTAGTTTTAGGTATTGGTCCGTTTCCAAGATTGGGGGTTGTAGGAGCTTCAGCCACTGACGTCATGGGGAAATTGATATCCATTACGGGTTTAACCTACATACTTAGGAAGAGTTATCCAGATTTGAAGGTGAGATTCACAAGCAACATTGATCTCGATTGGATTAAATTGGTTTTACGTATAGGTATTCCAGTTTTAGCTTTAGGTTTAACTAACAGCTTCGCATTTGTATTCCAATTAAGATTGGTTAACGCTTTTGGCGTCGTTGTTGCCACAGCTTACTCCATAGGTTTTGTAATCATGGATATTGTGGATGGCGCTTTGTGGGGTTTTATGGGGGCAAACTCCATAATGGTTGGGCAGAATCTCGGTGCAGGGAATTTCAGTAGGGCTAGGGAAGTTGCATATAAATCTGCACTGCTTGTGTTTAGTGTAATTCTTCTAGGTTCATTAATATTGTACCCCATTAGGTCAGATATCATTGTTGCATTTACAGACGATCCACAAGTTTTCGCTGAAACCGATTCCTTCCTCAAAACCCTCCTTCCAACATTGGCTTTCTTCGGGTTATTCATGATTGGGATGTCCACTGGTAGAGGTTCTGGGCATACGCTTATCCCAACTTTAATAGGAATCGTTAGGCTTTGGGTTATAAGAATTTTCATGGGATACATATTTGCCTTTACCTTCATGATGGGGTCTTATGGAATTTGGCTTGCACTCTCATTAAGTAATGTTGTTGGCGGTTTACTATCGATTGCTTGGATTAAATATGGCAATTGGACTAAAGCTGTTGTAAGAAGAGGTTGA
- a CDS encoding Trm112 family protein, producing MKYRLMDILACPICKNFPLQLYVFHENKYEYNVDLGRKVLCEEYCGLNAKFLRDLNLSSIDCKACLMREVDEGVLFCSKCGRWYPIIEEIPHMLPDYLRDKNSDLSFLKKYADLLPANIVLKGLPWNLSTN from the coding sequence TTGAAGTATAGGTTGATGGATATCCTTGCATGCCCAATTTGCAAGAACTTCCCATTACAGCTCTATGTATTCCATGAGAACAAGTATGAGTATAATGTTGATCTTGGAAGGAAGGTCTTATGTGAGGAGTATTGTGGTTTGAATGCCAAGTTCCTTAGGGATTTAAATTTGAGTTCCATTGATTGTAAGGCTTGTCTTATGAGGGAGGTTGATGAGGGGGTTTTATTCTGCTCGAAGTGTGGTCGATGGTATCCCATAATTGAGGAGATACCACATATGCTTCCAGATTATTTGAGGGATAAGAATTCAGATCTCTCCTTCTTAAAGAAGTATGCTGACCTTTTACCTGCCAACATTGTTTTGAAGGGGCTTCCATGGAATTTATCCACCAATTAA
- a CDS encoding phosphatase PAP2 family protein — MNQATHSPSGHASSIIPFTIIILHIIFKGASLRSKPLKILVGSLSLLLILIVCFDRIYLNVHWLSDVIGGVLVGLIWSSVALFLFKIVERNFR, encoded by the coding sequence CTGAATCAGGCTACTCATTCCCCCAGTGGTCATGCATCATCAATAATCCCCTTCACAATAATAATTTTACACATCATTTTCAAAGGTGCCTCCCTACGGTCGAAGCCTCTTAAGATATTGGTTGGAAGCCTCTCTCTCCTATTGATACTCATAGTCTGCTTTGATAGAATATACCTAAACGTCCACTGGTTAAGTGACGTCATTGGAGGAGTCTTAGTTGGATTAATCTGGTCTTCAGTAGCACTTTTCCTCTTCAAAATTGTTGAACGAAATTTTAGATGA
- a CDS encoding flavodoxin domain-containing protein translates to MRNVVVLYDSVTGNTAKIAEAIVNGLKKGGNVNVLLKKVNEKFPLRILNDADLIVFGSPARYANVTPDMHTLLTAILEAIELGILNLKGKSFAFFGSYGWDGGIALERVFNKYAKLMGLKVLMPGFFIAETPSENDLKLAEEFGLKLASSLK, encoded by the coding sequence ATGCGTAACGTAGTTGTGCTATACGATAGTGTTACCGGTAATACTGCGAAAATAGCTGAAGCTATAGTTAATGGCCTTAAAAAGGGTGGAAATGTTAATGTATTGTTGAAGAAGGTTAATGAGAAATTTCCATTGAGAATTTTGAATGATGCTGACTTAATAGTGTTTGGTTCTCCAGCAAGATATGCAAATGTCACTCCTGATATGCATACCCTACTAACGGCTATTTTGGAAGCAATAGAGCTTGGCATACTAAATTTAAAAGGCAAATCATTTGCATTCTTTGGAAGTTATGGATGGGATGGTGGAATAGCATTGGAAAGGGTTTTCAACAAGTATGCTAAGCTTATGGGTTTAAAAGTTTTAATGCCTGGATTCTTCATTGCAGAGACCCCCAGCGAGAATGATTTAAAGCTTGCTGAAGAGTTTGGGTTGAAATTGGCTTCATCATTAAAATGA
- a CDS encoding glycosyltransferase — protein sequence MEDNSESKLPKVSIIIPVKNMENTIKDLLDSIMQLDYPKDKVEVIIVDGGSNDKTLEIASKYPVKILREEGRGPNYGRKVGVMNATGEIYAFTDGDCILPRDWLKRIVEKLRDPEVGCVGGSVFVSKDLEDNLIAKYSDESIMRVMPIAEKTEKTGDVKIFKHLALCNMAVKRDVLNIVGGLRENMKTFEDVDLMASICKSGYKVLRSPEIYVWHKHRSSVWRLIKQTFNYGRGAPKFFKNHPETQIARMFMLGLLAFIIYLVIMIVGLIMLINGNPTIIIAISTITLTALILDVMYYAIKTRNLLKALLYPLLDAMRIIAFASGSLMQMLIGG from the coding sequence TTGGAAGATAACAGTGAAAGCAAGTTACCAAAAGTATCAATAATAATTCCAGTTAAGAACATGGAAAACACTATAAAAGACTTATTGGATTCAATAATGCAATTGGACTACCCAAAGGATAAAGTGGAAGTCATAATTGTTGATGGAGGTTCCAATGACAAGACATTGGAAATAGCTTCAAAATATCCGGTAAAGATATTGAGGGAGGAGGGGAGGGGGCCAAATTATGGTAGAAAGGTGGGGGTAATGAATGCCACCGGGGAGATATATGCATTCACAGATGGAGACTGCATACTACCAAGAGATTGGCTTAAAAGGATAGTTGAAAAATTAAGGGATCCGGAAGTTGGATGTGTTGGTGGAAGCGTATTTGTATCAAAAGATCTGGAGGACAATTTAATTGCAAAATATTCAGATGAATCAATAATGAGGGTAATGCCAATAGCTGAGAAAACGGAGAAAACTGGTGATGTAAAGATCTTCAAACATTTAGCCCTATGCAACATGGCTGTAAAGAGAGATGTATTAAACATCGTGGGTGGACTAAGAGAGAATATGAAAACCTTCGAAGATGTAGACCTCATGGCTTCAATATGTAAAAGTGGATATAAAGTGTTGAGAAGCCCAGAAATATATGTGTGGCATAAGCATAGGAGTAGTGTGTGGAGGCTAATTAAACAAACATTTAATTATGGTAGGGGGGCACCTAAATTCTTTAAAAATCACCCTGAAACACAGATAGCAAGGATGTTTATGCTTGGTTTGCTTGCATTCATAATATACCTCGTAATAATGATTGTTGGATTAATTATGCTGATAAACGGCAATCCAACAATAATAATTGCAATATCAACCATTACGTTAACAGCACTAATATTGGATGTAATGTACTATGCTATTAAAACCAGGAACCTGTTGAAAGCGTTACTATATCCATTACTTGATGCCATGAGAATAATTGCCTTCGCCAGTGGAAGCTTAATGCAAATGTTAATTGGTGGATAA
- the uppS gene encoding di-trans,poly-cis-decaprenylcistransferase, protein MLRRLLEIIGIYKLYEKWLWRQIKDKEKPTHVGIILDGNRRWAKERKLPPWMGHEKGAEKVKDVIKWCYETGIKILTLYVFSTENFNRSREEVEAIMNLAKRYMQEYMNDKNIHEKKVRVKLLGKRELLDEELRRKIEELEKVTEKYDERYLNIALAYGGRVEIVDAVKEICRKIMNGEIKVDEINEEIIEKHLYTSHLPQPSPDLIIRTSGEERLSGFLLWQSAYSELVFLDVYWPDFRKIDFWRAIRTYQRRNRRFGR, encoded by the coding sequence ATGCTCAGAAGACTACTAGAAATCATCGGAATATATAAGTTATATGAGAAGTGGCTTTGGAGACAAATAAAGGATAAAGAGAAGCCAACACACGTTGGAATAATATTGGATGGGAATAGGAGATGGGCAAAGGAGAGAAAGCTTCCACCATGGATGGGGCATGAAAAGGGGGCTGAAAAGGTTAAAGATGTAATAAAATGGTGTTATGAAACTGGAATAAAGATACTCACACTATACGTATTCTCAACAGAAAACTTCAATAGAAGTAGGGAGGAGGTGGAGGCAATAATGAACCTAGCAAAGAGATACATGCAAGAATACATGAACGACAAAAACATACATGAAAAGAAGGTTAGAGTAAAATTGCTGGGTAAAAGAGAACTTCTAGATGAGGAATTAAGAAGGAAGATAGAGGAGCTGGAAAAGGTCACAGAAAAATATGATGAAAGATACTTAAACATAGCATTGGCATACGGGGGTAGAGTGGAAATAGTGGATGCAGTAAAGGAGATATGCAGGAAAATTATGAATGGAGAGATTAAGGTTGATGAAATAAATGAGGAAATCATCGAAAAACACCTATACACTTCACATCTCCCCCAACCAAGCCCAGACCTAATAATTAGAACCAGTGGAGAAGAGAGGTTAAGTGGATTCCTGTTATGGCAGTCAGCATACAGCGAACTAGTCTTCCTAGATGTATACTGGCCAGACTTCAGAAAGATAGATTTTTGGAGAGCCATAAGAACGTATCAGAGGAGGAATAGGAGATTTGGAAGATAA
- a CDS encoding VIT1/CCC1 transporter family protein, whose product MMLDKSVEKVILDAQRNEITEHLIYERLSRSVKDPHNKEVLKRISDEELRHYNFWKKYTHRDVKPNMWKVWKYFLISKTFGITFGIKLMENGEEEARTTYERISELIPEAKNIVRDEDEHERQLMDLIDEERLKYVGSMILGLNDALVEFTGALAGYTFALPNTRIVAMTGLITGVAASLSMATSEYLSTKSEGDARSPLKAASYTGIAYIITVLFLIAPYMILTDAYVCLGLEIMDAIIVIFLFTFYISVARDLPFKKRFLEMAAISLGIAGLTFTIGVFIRIFLNVEVD is encoded by the coding sequence ATGATGTTAGATAAAAGTGTTGAGAAGGTCATATTAGATGCTCAAAGGAACGAAATCACGGAGCATTTAATATATGAGCGTTTGTCACGATCAGTGAAAGACCCACATAATAAGGAAGTTTTAAAGCGCATTTCAGATGAAGAGCTAAGGCACTATAATTTTTGGAAGAAGTATACGCATAGAGATGTTAAGCCTAACATGTGGAAAGTTTGGAAATACTTTTTGATCTCGAAAACTTTTGGGATAACTTTTGGAATAAAGCTTATGGAAAATGGGGAAGAGGAGGCTCGAACAACCTATGAAAGAATATCTGAGCTTATACCTGAAGCTAAAAATATTGTGAGGGATGAGGATGAACATGAAAGGCAGCTTATGGATTTAATTGATGAGGAAAGGCTTAAGTACGTTGGTTCTATGATCTTAGGGTTGAATGATGCACTGGTGGAGTTTACTGGTGCCCTTGCAGGCTACACCTTCGCCCTCCCAAACACGCGAATAGTTGCAATGACGGGATTAATTACGGGAGTAGCTGCATCGCTGTCGATGGCTACATCGGAATACTTGTCAACTAAATCTGAGGGGGATGCTAGAAGCCCTTTGAAGGCAGCATCATACACAGGCATTGCCTACATCATCACAGTCCTATTCTTAATAGCACCATACATGATCCTCACAGACGCCTACGTTTGCCTAGGATTGGAAATAATGGATGCAATCATAGTCATCTTCCTATTCACCTTCTACATTTCAGTTGCAAGAGATTTACCATTCAAAAAGAGATTTCTAGAAATGGCTGCAATCAGCCTAGGAATAGCAGGCTTAACATTCACCATAGGAGTATTCATAAGAATATTCTTAAACGTGGAAGTAGATTGA
- the glmM gene encoding phosphoglucosamine mutase: MGRLFGTNGIRGRINELTPELAVKIALSIGTYFGGGEVMVGYDGRMTSPILFRAVISGLMASGCNVYNSGLTTTPLLQFSIKTLKLDGGVMITASHNPPEFNGIKVIGGDGVEIDRPEEEKIEDIFFNNKISRKPWNEVGHLREAPNMLDEYIKSIKRNVNVKGISSMGFRVLIDPGNGVSTLTIPKLMNELDCEYDVVNGEINGEFPGRGAEPTPQTLIEVAKIVKSGGYDLGVSYDGDGDRAIFTDDEGIVHWGDKTGAVIEEHILKKRGGGVIVTPISSSKIVEEIAEKYGGRVQWTVVGSVVVSHELIRVNGVMGMEDNGGIMYPEHQYVRDGAMATALMLEAIYENGMKLSKMISMLPKYHSVKKRVECRNEIKHEVIRKISTKIESEKHYRVEKIDGVKVWLNRDTWILIRASGTEPIIRIYVEAKSMEEAEELALRYEGELKSIIREMGG, encoded by the coding sequence ATGGGAAGACTATTTGGGACTAATGGGATTAGGGGGAGAATAAATGAACTCACCCCAGAACTAGCTGTGAAAATAGCATTATCCATTGGAACATATTTTGGTGGAGGAGAAGTCATGGTTGGATATGATGGTAGAATGACGAGTCCAATACTGTTTAGAGCTGTGATAAGTGGATTAATGGCCTCTGGATGTAACGTTTACAATTCAGGCTTAACGACAACCCCACTACTACAATTCTCAATTAAAACTCTGAAACTTGATGGAGGAGTAATGATAACAGCAAGCCATAATCCACCTGAATTTAATGGGATAAAGGTTATTGGTGGAGATGGAGTGGAGATAGATAGACCTGAAGAGGAGAAGATAGAAGACATATTCTTTAATAACAAAATTTCTAGGAAACCATGGAATGAAGTTGGACATCTCAGGGAAGCTCCCAACATGCTTGATGAATATATAAAGTCGATCAAGAGAAATGTGAATGTTAAGGGGATTTCATCAATGGGTTTTAGGGTATTAATTGACCCTGGAAATGGAGTTTCAACTCTAACGATACCAAAATTAATGAATGAATTAGACTGTGAATATGATGTGGTTAATGGGGAGATAAATGGTGAGTTTCCAGGTAGAGGGGCTGAGCCAACACCCCAAACCCTAATTGAAGTAGCTAAAATCGTGAAAAGTGGAGGATACGATTTAGGAGTATCATATGATGGGGATGGGGATAGAGCAATATTCACAGATGATGAGGGGATTGTGCATTGGGGGGATAAGACTGGAGCAGTTATAGAGGAGCATATTCTGAAGAAGAGGGGGGGAGGAGTTATAGTTACCCCAATAAGCTCATCAAAGATAGTGGAGGAGATAGCTGAGAAGTATGGTGGCAGAGTTCAATGGACCGTTGTGGGTAGCGTAGTGGTATCACATGAATTGATAAGGGTTAATGGTGTAATGGGGATGGAGGATAATGGTGGAATAATGTACCCAGAACACCAGTACGTTAGGGATGGAGCCATGGCAACAGCACTAATGCTTGAAGCAATCTATGAAAATGGAATGAAACTTTCAAAAATGATATCAATGTTACCAAAATATCATAGTGTGAAGAAGAGGGTGGAATGTAGAAATGAAATTAAACATGAAGTGATAAGGAAGATTTCCACAAAAATTGAAAGTGAAAAGCACTACAGAGTGGAAAAGATAGATGGTGTAAAAGTTTGGCTGAATAGAGATACATGGATACTCATAAGAGCCTCAGGAACCGAACCAATAATAAGGATATATGTTGAAGCTAAGAGCATGGAAGAAGCTGAAGAATTGGCATTAAGATATGAGGGTGAGCTGAAATCAATTATACGAGAAATGGGAGGGTAA
- a CDS encoding radical SAM protein: MSILLRPDSIIVMGDPEVKSRLSWYISVMKDEKPAKYLICKRVSAEFNPEDDMEELWREHDKKAMEFKKIYDEIREGELNLNELQTPKISFLDLKIEIVNRMLRECTFCERRCKVDRRIKAGFCRLNANTYVSSWFHHWGEEAPLVPSGTIFFSSCNFRCVFCQNYDISQLHPHGGVKVNAEMLAKISTTLRREGVRNINYVGGEPTPNLHTIVNSLKYMNINVPLLWNSNMYCSEETMKILLEIIDIGLPDFKYGNDECAKRLSAAENYFKIVARNHKIMHDYPIDMIIRHLVMPNHIQCCTKPVLKWISENTPRAMVNIMEQYRPEYLVEKYPEKYSDINRRVSWSEMNEAYEYAEKLGICYKPVS; the protein is encoded by the coding sequence ATGAGCATACTACTAAGACCGGATTCAATAATTGTAATGGGGGATCCTGAAGTTAAGAGCAGATTATCATGGTACATTAGCGTTATGAAAGATGAAAAGCCGGCAAAATATCTGATATGCAAAAGGGTGAGTGCAGAATTCAACCCAGAAGATGACATGGAAGAATTATGGAGGGAGCATGACAAGAAGGCTATGGAATTCAAGAAGATATATGATGAGATAAGGGAGGGGGAATTAAACTTAAACGAATTGCAAACACCAAAAATTAGCTTCCTAGATTTGAAAATAGAGATAGTGAATAGAATGCTTAGGGAATGCACATTCTGTGAAAGGAGATGCAAAGTTGATAGGAGGATTAAAGCTGGATTCTGCAGATTAAACGCCAATACATATGTATCATCATGGTTCCACCATTGGGGTGAAGAAGCCCCACTAGTTCCAAGCGGCACAATATTCTTCTCATCATGCAACTTTAGATGCGTATTCTGCCAAAACTATGATATAAGCCAACTACACCCACATGGTGGAGTGAAGGTGAATGCTGAAATGCTTGCAAAAATATCAACAACATTGAGGAGGGAGGGGGTTAGAAACATAAATTACGTTGGAGGAGAACCAACACCAAACCTACACACCATAGTCAACTCACTCAAATACATGAACATAAACGTCCCACTACTATGGAATAGCAACATGTACTGCAGCGAGGAAACAATGAAAATACTCCTTGAAATAATAGACATAGGATTACCGGACTTCAAATATGGAAATGATGAATGCGCAAAGAGACTTTCAGCTGCAGAAAACTACTTCAAAATTGTGGCTAGAAACCATAAGATCATGCATGACTATCCAATAGATATGATAATAAGGCATCTGGTAATGCCAAACCACATTCAATGCTGCACAAAACCAGTCTTAAAATGGATAAGTGAAAATACTCCAAGAGCAATGGTGAACATCATGGAACAATATAGACCAGAATACTTAGTTGAGAAGTATCCAGAAAAATATAGCGATATTAATAGGAGGGTGAGCTGGAGCGAAATGAATGAAGCATACGAATATGCTGAGAAA
- a CDS encoding methyltransferase domain-containing protein: protein MIQGRWKNNQHSIRVMQVFDNFVERYDAWFDSPFGKSAFEIERACIASLCRNLKGPSLEIGVGTGRFAEALGIEYGVDISVRALEYAKRRGIIVVRASGEELPFPDESFSSIFIIVTLCFVENPEKVLSEASRVLSKDGRIILGLILKESPWAQFYMKKGEEGNVFYRNAKFYSFNELKDMLIKNGLKIVNVCSTIFQKPTEEPLHFEAPRRGYYREAGFIAVEAGRKPPTSI, encoded by the coding sequence ATGATTCAGGGGAGATGGAAGAATAACCAACACAGCATACGTGTAATGCAGGTTTTTGACAATTTTGTCGAGAGGTATGATGCATGGTTTGACTCACCCTTTGGAAAATCCGCTTTTGAAATTGAAAGGGCTTGTATAGCATCTCTATGCCGCAATCTTAAGGGGCCTTCACTTGAGATAGGTGTGGGTACAGGACGTTTCGCGGAGGCTTTGGGAATAGAGTATGGTGTTGATATATCCGTGAGGGCATTGGAGTATGCTAAAAGGCGTGGTATAATTGTTGTGAGGGCATCTGGTGAGGAGCTACCATTTCCGGATGAATCGTTTAGCTCCATATTCATTATAGTAACTCTATGCTTTGTTGAGAATCCAGAAAAGGTTCTTAGTGAAGCTTCAAGAGTATTATCGAAAGATGGGAGAATCATTTTAGGATTGATATTAAAGGAAAGTCCATGGGCACAGTTCTACATGAAGAAGGGGGAGGAAGGTAACGTTTTCTACAGAAACGCGAAATTCTACAGCTTCAATGAGCTGAAGGATATGCTGATAAAGAATGGGTTAAAAATAGTAAATGTATGCTCAACCATCTTCCAGAAGCCAACAGAAGAACCATTACACTTCGAAGCTCCTAGGAGGGGGTATTATAGGGAAGCTGGATTCATAGCTGTTGAAGCTGGGAGGAAGCCTCCAACCAGCATTTAA